From the genome of Edaphobacter dinghuensis, one region includes:
- a CDS encoding sulfite oxidase heme-binding subunit YedZ, whose translation MSKRFIIALKVLLHLLCLAPFVYLLHLYRNGTLELKLDPVSYITHFTGNWTLYLLLATLSITPIRRLSPHIAFLVRFRRLIGLYAFFYATLHLATYIFLFSGYDIATALSGLRAGHPGEIATQWKVIWPGIVDDLIQRRFIQVGLLAWVILFLLAATSPSFIMRAMGGKNWQRLHRLIYVAAIAGVIHFWWLVKAGVHTPWKDAAILVVLLLARIAYTLWKRTKKRKSAVRTTAQAAMQ comes from the coding sequence ATGTCAAAACGATTCATCATCGCCCTCAAAGTTCTGCTCCATCTGCTGTGCCTCGCCCCCTTCGTCTACCTGCTGCATCTCTACCGCAACGGCACACTGGAACTCAAGCTCGATCCGGTCAGCTACATCACCCATTTCACCGGCAATTGGACGCTCTATCTCCTGCTCGCTACGCTCTCCATCACCCCGATACGCCGCCTCTCGCCGCATATCGCTTTCCTGGTCCGCTTCCGCCGCCTGATCGGCCTCTACGCCTTCTTCTACGCTACGCTCCACCTCGCAACCTATATCTTCCTCTTTTCCGGATATGACATCGCAACCGCCCTCAGCGGCCTCCGCGCAGGTCATCCCGGCGAGATCGCTACACAGTGGAAGGTCATATGGCCGGGCATCGTCGATGACCTGATCCAGCGCCGCTTCATTCAGGTTGGTCTTCTAGCATGGGTCATCCTGTTTTTGCTCGCGGCCACCTCGCCTTCTTTCATCATGCGAGCTATGGGAGGCAAGAACTGGCAGCGCCTGCATCGGCTGATCTATGTGGCTGCCATCGCTGGAGTCATCCACTTCTGGTGGCTGGTCAAAGCAGGTGTCCACACCCCATGGAAGGACGCCGCAATTCTGGTAGTCCTGCTCCTTGCTCGCATCGCCTACACTCTTTGGAAGCGAACGAAGAAACGCAAGTCAGCAGTCAGAACTACCGCTCAGGCCGCTATGCAATAA
- the ligD gene encoding DNA ligase D: MASVKKSAKKPAKKKSAPKTDTVKQSKTPAQIPQKRVKAKSSNRAADAVDEQLARYRSMRDFHITKEPSGRTVSNKHLPEQLPFCIQKHAASHLHYDFRLGWNGVLKSWAVAKGPSYFTGDKRLAVQVEDHPMEYGGFEGIIPAGQYGGGTVMLWDQGTWEPQAGYEDVDKGLRDGSLKFVMHGTKIKGKWALIRMGGKAANERKPNWLLIKEHDGFERGEDDPCVTVEEPDSVVTGRTMEQIARNEDHVWNSKDAAQGKAWYRKGGDDEPEKKPAPLSDFKDQKKPAMGVRSFEKSLSTLPKENQPGFVAPQLALEAISPPAGEGWLHELKLDGYRMQARKDGSGVQMLTRKGLDWTHRVRAVANEVAKLAVDKVTLDGEVVVLAENGTTNFANLQTSFQNGADNVLTYFCFDLLHMDGRNIRELPLKRRKEMLSDVLNGVNEDLLRVSEHLETDGEELFRKACELHAEGIVSKKATGRYSSGRGSDWLKMKCLHEQEFVVGGFTLPSNGIEGVGALLLGYYRDGKLIYAGRTGTGFTQKTHKSIRGRLNGLVQKAMPFEQVPSDARRGVRWVKPELVVQVRFATWTADNLVRQAAFLGVREDKSAGEVVREETIVAPRPKGTDKKLREPMPSTKATAIHRVKRSVAAKQIITVEHAPVRLTHPEKILDESSGLTKQMLADYYWNIAEEMLPHIADRPLSLVRCPDGADKPCFYQKHANHALPEGVGSIDIPDKNGKIEPYITLSTAEALAGLAQMGVLEVHPWGSRNEDLEHPDRLIFDLDPDEALGWAVLAEAATEVRRRLKAIGLESFLKTTGGKGLHIVVPIAPKLDWPAAKEFAHSFVNAMERANSSLYLTKMTKAARKGKIYLDYLRNERGATSVAPFSPRARAGAPVSLPLEWSDLKLAERPVFSVAEFHEWKSRLKTDPWKAMATMRQRITNEILDGVAMQHSA; the protein is encoded by the coding sequence ATGGCGAGCGTAAAGAAATCTGCGAAAAAGCCCGCGAAGAAAAAATCCGCTCCGAAGACGGACACAGTAAAGCAATCGAAAACGCCCGCGCAAATACCGCAAAAACGAGTGAAGGCGAAGAGCTCGAATCGCGCCGCAGATGCAGTGGACGAGCAGTTGGCGCGATATCGCTCGATGCGTGATTTTCATATCACGAAGGAGCCCAGCGGTCGGACAGTCAGCAACAAGCATCTGCCTGAGCAGCTTCCCTTCTGCATCCAAAAGCACGCTGCATCCCATCTACACTATGACTTCAGACTCGGCTGGAATGGCGTGTTGAAGAGCTGGGCAGTCGCAAAAGGCCCGAGCTACTTCACCGGCGACAAGCGGCTGGCGGTTCAGGTTGAAGACCATCCTATGGAATATGGCGGCTTCGAGGGCATCATTCCCGCTGGACAATATGGTGGCGGCACTGTGATGCTGTGGGACCAGGGAACATGGGAGCCGCAGGCCGGCTACGAGGACGTCGACAAAGGTTTGCGCGATGGCAGTCTCAAATTTGTGATGCATGGGACGAAGATCAAAGGAAAGTGGGCGCTTATTCGCATGGGCGGAAAAGCCGCAAACGAGCGCAAACCGAATTGGCTTTTGATCAAAGAACATGACGGATTCGAACGTGGAGAGGATGACCCCTGTGTGACGGTGGAAGAGCCTGACAGTGTTGTTACGGGACGCACGATGGAGCAGATTGCTCGCAATGAAGACCATGTATGGAATTCAAAAGATGCTGCTCAGGGAAAGGCATGGTATCGAAAGGGTGGCGACGACGAGCCTGAAAAAAAACCTGCTCCTCTCTCGGACTTTAAAGATCAGAAGAAGCCGGCAATGGGAGTCCGTTCCTTTGAAAAAAGTTTGAGCACGCTGCCAAAAGAAAATCAGCCTGGCTTTGTTGCGCCACAGCTTGCGCTTGAAGCTATATCTCCGCCTGCTGGTGAGGGCTGGCTGCATGAGTTGAAGCTGGACGGATACAGGATGCAGGCGCGCAAAGATGGTTCTGGCGTGCAGATGCTGACACGCAAGGGACTGGATTGGACTCATCGCGTTCGTGCTGTTGCCAACGAAGTGGCTAAGCTTGCGGTCGACAAGGTGACGCTGGACGGCGAGGTTGTAGTGCTTGCAGAGAATGGGACGACGAATTTTGCTAATTTGCAGACGTCGTTTCAGAACGGAGCAGACAATGTGCTGACATACTTCTGCTTCGATCTATTGCATATGGACGGGAGGAATATACGAGAGCTTCCTCTCAAGCGTCGTAAGGAGATGTTGAGCGACGTTCTGAACGGCGTGAATGAGGACTTGTTGCGTGTAAGTGAACACCTGGAGACGGACGGCGAAGAGCTTTTTCGCAAGGCTTGTGAGCTTCATGCTGAAGGGATCGTTTCAAAAAAAGCCACGGGCAGATATTCTTCCGGACGCGGCAGCGACTGGCTAAAGATGAAGTGCCTCCACGAACAGGAGTTTGTCGTAGGCGGGTTCACCCTGCCATCGAACGGAATCGAAGGCGTGGGAGCACTGCTCCTCGGCTACTACCGCGATGGCAAGTTGATCTATGCAGGACGCACCGGCACCGGATTTACCCAGAAGACGCATAAATCCATTCGAGGGCGATTGAACGGCCTGGTTCAAAAAGCGATGCCATTTGAACAAGTGCCCTCCGATGCCAGGCGAGGTGTGAGATGGGTCAAGCCGGAGCTTGTAGTTCAAGTTCGATTTGCTACATGGACTGCAGACAATCTCGTGCGTCAGGCAGCATTTCTCGGAGTACGCGAGGACAAAAGCGCAGGAGAGGTAGTGCGAGAAGAAACTATCGTTGCACCGCGTCCAAAAGGAACAGACAAGAAGCTTCGGGAACCGATGCCTTCTACAAAGGCGACAGCTATACACAGAGTGAAAAGGAGCGTAGCAGCAAAACAAATCATAACGGTAGAGCATGCTCCAGTTCGTTTGACGCATCCGGAGAAGATATTGGATGAAAGTTCGGGGCTGACCAAGCAGATGCTTGCAGACTACTACTGGAACATCGCGGAAGAGATGCTTCCACATATTGCTGATAGGCCATTGAGCCTGGTGCGATGCCCCGATGGTGCAGATAAACCGTGCTTCTATCAAAAGCACGCAAACCATGCACTTCCAGAAGGTGTTGGCAGTATTGATATCCCAGATAAGAATGGAAAGATCGAGCCATACATTACACTTTCGACTGCCGAAGCGTTGGCAGGACTGGCACAGATGGGAGTTCTGGAGGTGCATCCCTGGGGATCACGAAATGAAGACCTCGAACATCCCGACCGACTGATCTTCGATCTCGATCCTGACGAGGCGCTGGGATGGGCCGTTCTGGCAGAAGCTGCGACAGAAGTGCGAAGACGCCTGAAGGCGATTGGCCTGGAGAGTTTTCTAAAGACAACGGGAGGCAAGGGACTACACATTGTAGTTCCCATTGCACCGAAGCTGGATTGGCCTGCGGCCAAAGAGTTCGCACATAGCTTCGTAAACGCTATGGAGAGAGCGAATTCCTCGCTATATCTCACAAAGATGACCAAGGCGGCTCGCAAAGGAAAGATCTATCTCGATTATCTGCGGAACGAACGTGGAGCAACCTCAGTAGCTCCGTTTTCTCCGCGTGCACGGGCTGGTGCGCCTGTTTCGTTGCCGCTGGAGTGGTCGGATTTGAAGCTGGCAGAGCGGCCGGTCTTTTCTGTGGCAGAATTCCATGAATGGAAATCACGCCTGAAGACTGATCCGTGGAAGGCAATGGCAACGATGAGACAACGCATCACGAACGAGATACTGGATGGCGTTGCAATGCAGCACTCAGCCTAG
- the ku gene encoding non-homologous end joining protein Ku — protein MARPYWSGQIQISLVSFGVKLFVATEAKGEIRFHQISRKTGERVRHQKVLASALEQAPDEAAAPVEKDEIIKGYEYRKGEYIAIEPSELEQLRVPSKHTIEVTQFVGVDELEPEYLEKPYFVVPENDMQTEAFAVVRKALRKTKKAALGKIAFGGREHVIAITAPEDDKLAGMMAYTMRYQEELRDPAEYFREIKKVAINEDSLELAETLIKKKSAKFDPAKFTDGYEAALKELVEAKIKHAPVPKDETSAPRRGNVINLMDALRKSVSGGESKESWTTKKKPAARSDHDAGLSLIKPSAKSTTASNRKRKSA, from the coding sequence GTGGCACGTCCTTACTGGTCTGGGCAGATTCAGATATCGCTTGTCTCATTTGGCGTCAAATTATTTGTCGCCACCGAAGCCAAGGGCGAGATTCGTTTTCATCAGATAAGCCGCAAAACGGGTGAGCGCGTGCGCCACCAAAAAGTGTTGGCCTCGGCATTGGAGCAGGCTCCCGATGAGGCCGCTGCGCCAGTGGAAAAAGACGAGATCATCAAGGGATACGAGTATCGCAAAGGCGAATATATCGCCATCGAACCCAGCGAGCTTGAGCAATTGCGCGTTCCCTCGAAGCACACTATTGAAGTGACGCAGTTCGTCGGCGTGGACGAGCTTGAACCTGAGTATCTGGAAAAGCCGTACTTTGTCGTTCCTGAAAACGACATGCAGACCGAAGCCTTCGCAGTTGTGCGAAAGGCGCTGCGAAAGACCAAGAAGGCTGCGCTAGGTAAGATCGCGTTCGGCGGCCGCGAGCATGTGATCGCCATCACTGCGCCTGAGGACGATAAACTCGCCGGCATGATGGCCTACACCATGCGGTATCAGGAAGAGTTACGCGACCCTGCAGAGTACTTCCGCGAAATCAAAAAAGTCGCCATCAACGAGGACTCGCTTGAACTTGCTGAGACACTCATCAAAAAGAAGAGTGCTAAGTTTGATCCGGCAAAGTTTACCGATGGCTATGAAGCCGCACTGAAGGAACTGGTAGAGGCAAAGATCAAACATGCTCCCGTTCCCAAAGATGAGACCTCCGCGCCGAGGCGTGGGAATGTAATCAATCTGATGGATGCTCTGCGCAAGAGCGTCAGCGGCGGAGAGTCGAAAGAGTCCTGGACGACAAAGAAAAAACCTGCCGCCAGGAGTGACCACGATGCAGGCCTGTCCCTCATTAAACCCTCGGCAAAGTCGACAACTGCGAGCAACAGGAAACGTAAGTCTGCCTAG
- a CDS encoding transglycosylase domain-containing protein, whose amino-acid sequence MRGLLIAVLACLAIGTVIFSIAYFHYQHVVDDRLAAGPIFASESQIYAAPREVRPGQKLTAASIAADLRRVNYNGNPQLGTFKLTGDTIFIKPGPESYHSTDGATINTADGVVQSITAENGAALAAYDLEPQLITALSADANRTKRRLVSYQDIPPRMVQAVTAIEDRRFFEHSGIDFVRIGKCAVQDILSQRMSCGGSTLTQQLARGFFLSPQKHIVRKLKEILITFQLEARFNKQQIFEMYANEINLGQRGSYAINGFGQAAQTYFGKPLRQLDTAECALLAGMIQSPSRLNPYRHPERAMARRNVVLDSMVDTGALTAAEASRYKAEPIRLTPSNIDASEAPYFVDLVHDQLVKKVGDQDLSHQNLRIYTSLDPDLQSAATEAVEVGMKNVDELVRRKHRNRKGEIVGDITYPQVALIALNPHTGQVLALVGGRNYGVSQLDHALAERPTGSIFKPFVYATAFNTSLNGTQLGDSGGVFTAITQLNDDPQDFGTDGKPYMPGNFVRGEYPGMVTAVTALEHSLNIATIALAQQAGYGNVAALARSAGILNARATPSVAIGTYNATPLEMAGAYTVFANNGVHLDPWLLASVRNSNGDIVADYAPQARQVLDPRVAYLTHSLLEDVMNYGTGSTARARGFTAPAAGKTGTEHDAWFAGYTSNLLCIVWVGNDDYTDIKLQGADAAAPIWAEFMNRAIKLPQYSDVKSFTPPPGISIVSLDKTSNLLADGSCPNDYNVAFLDGTAPQNYCSQMGENPQNFIQRLFGIGGNKTAPPPNSQTAPQAPHQYAPAPAPAPHAPPVDNAPETQEAKPKKKNFFQKLFGGGGDKGKQSQSDEPPQ is encoded by the coding sequence GTGCGCGGGCTTCTGATCGCTGTACTCGCGTGTCTCGCCATCGGCACGGTTATCTTCTCTATTGCTTACTTCCACTATCAGCATGTCGTCGACGATCGTCTTGCCGCCGGGCCGATCTTCGCCAGCGAATCGCAGATCTATGCCGCGCCGCGCGAGGTGCGGCCGGGCCAGAAGCTGACGGCTGCGTCGATCGCAGCCGATCTGCGCCGCGTCAACTACAACGGCAACCCTCAGCTTGGCACGTTCAAGCTGACCGGTGACACCATCTTTATCAAGCCCGGGCCGGAGAGCTATCACAGCACGGATGGAGCCACCATCAATACGGCCGACGGCGTCGTGCAAAGCATTACGGCAGAGAACGGCGCCGCGCTTGCAGCGTATGATCTCGAACCGCAATTGATTACGGCACTCTCCGCAGATGCCAACCGCACCAAGCGCCGCCTTGTCAGCTATCAAGATATTCCACCGCGCATGGTGCAAGCGGTGACGGCGATTGAGGACCGACGGTTCTTCGAACACTCCGGCATAGACTTTGTGCGCATCGGCAAGTGCGCGGTGCAGGATATCCTCTCGCAGCGAATGAGCTGCGGCGGATCGACGCTGACGCAGCAGCTTGCACGCGGATTTTTTCTTTCGCCGCAAAAGCACATCGTTCGCAAGCTCAAGGAGATTCTGATCACCTTTCAGCTTGAGGCCCGCTTCAACAAGCAGCAGATCTTTGAGATGTATGCCAATGAGATCAATCTGGGCCAGCGCGGCAGCTATGCCATTAATGGCTTTGGACAGGCGGCGCAGACCTATTTTGGCAAGCCTTTGCGACAGCTCGACACGGCTGAGTGCGCCCTGCTCGCAGGCATGATTCAAAGCCCCAGCCGCCTGAATCCTTATCGTCATCCCGAACGAGCCATGGCGCGGCGTAACGTCGTTCTTGACTCCATGGTAGATACCGGAGCACTTACCGCAGCCGAGGCCAGCCGTTATAAAGCCGAACCGATTCGGCTGACTCCCTCCAACATCGATGCCAGTGAGGCTCCTTACTTTGTCGATCTGGTCCACGATCAGCTTGTGAAGAAGGTTGGCGATCAGGACCTGAGCCACCAGAACCTGCGCATCTACACTTCGCTCGACCCCGATCTTCAGAGCGCCGCTACCGAGGCAGTCGAGGTCGGGATGAAGAACGTCGATGAGTTGGTGCGCCGCAAGCACCGCAATCGCAAGGGCGAGATCGTCGGAGACATCACCTACCCGCAGGTCGCTCTGATCGCACTGAACCCGCACACGGGCCAGGTGCTCGCGCTGGTCGGCGGACGCAACTATGGCGTCTCCCAGTTAGACCACGCATTGGCTGAGCGCCCTACAGGCTCCATCTTCAAGCCGTTCGTCTACGCCACCGCGTTTAATACCAGCCTCAACGGCACGCAGCTCGGAGACTCCGGCGGAGTCTTCACCGCCATTACACAGCTCAATGACGATCCGCAGGACTTCGGCACCGACGGCAAACCTTATATGCCGGGCAACTTCGTACGCGGCGAGTATCCGGGAATGGTCACAGCAGTTACTGCGCTGGAGCACTCGCTGAACATTGCCACCATCGCACTGGCGCAACAGGCCGGTTACGGCAACGTCGCCGCGCTGGCTCGTTCGGCAGGCATCCTTAACGCCCGCGCCACACCGTCAGTCGCAATCGGAACCTACAACGCCACGCCGCTGGAGATGGCGGGAGCATACACGGTATTCGCCAACAACGGTGTCCATCTCGATCCCTGGCTGCTCGCTTCGGTACGTAACAGCAATGGAGATATCGTTGCAGACTATGCTCCCCAGGCGCGTCAGGTACTTGATCCGCGCGTCGCCTATCTCACGCACTCGCTATTGGAAGACGTAATGAACTACGGTACCGGCTCGACGGCGCGTGCGCGTGGTTTTACTGCTCCCGCCGCGGGCAAGACCGGTACCGAGCATGATGCATGGTTTGCCGGCTACACTTCGAACCTGCTGTGCATTGTCTGGGTTGGCAACGACGACTATACCGACATCAAACTCCAGGGCGCAGATGCAGCCGCACCGATCTGGGCGGAGTTCATGAACCGCGCCATCAAGCTGCCGCAATACTCCGATGTGAAGTCATTCACGCCGCCTCCGGGCATCTCTATCGTCAGCCTCGACAAGACGAGCAATCTGCTTGCCGACGGTAGCTGCCCCAATGACTATAACGTCGCGTTCCTCGATGGCACCGCACCGCAGAACTACTGCAGCCAGATGGGTGAAAATCCGCAGAACTTTATCCAGAGGCTCTTCGGCATCGGCGGAAACAAGACTGCTCCTCCGCCTAACTCTCAAACGGCCCCACAAGCGCCTCACCAATACGCCCCTGCACCTGCGCCTGCACCCCACGCTCCTCCTGTAGACAACGCTCCGGAGACGCAGGAGGCTAAACCGAAGAAGAAAAACTTCTTCCAGAAGCTCTTCGGTGGCGGTGGCGATAAGGGTAAGCAATCACAGTCCGATGAACCACCACAATAG
- a CDS encoding 2-keto-4-pentenoate hydratase, whose translation MINGAQQRQLMNAVDILLDARRTNKPIADLPADLRPETVEEAYFIQDKLSWAYEAIGGWKVGASSADDTPMFAPMPAAWISCSGCEMRGRTHRYRGLEAEIAFQIGEDLPPRKTPYTREEVLAAVASCHPAIEVLETAFVDPMQIERLCMIADLQIHGGFVYGEAVPDWQRIDFSQEHVTMAVDGAVRVERTGSNTSGDLLRLLPFLANEGAARTGGLKRGDWITTGSWTGYTLASAGSVADVRFSTAGKVHLRFGAEGSALPD comes from the coding sequence ATGATAAACGGCGCTCAACAACGACAGTTGATGAATGCAGTAGACATACTGCTCGATGCACGCAGGACCAACAAACCCATCGCGGACCTTCCGGCAGATCTGCGCCCGGAGACGGTGGAAGAGGCTTATTTCATACAGGACAAGCTATCGTGGGCCTATGAGGCAATCGGCGGATGGAAGGTCGGCGCATCATCCGCAGATGACACGCCGATGTTTGCTCCCATGCCCGCGGCGTGGATCTCGTGCAGCGGATGCGAGATGCGCGGCAGAACGCACCGGTACCGCGGCCTCGAAGCTGAGATTGCCTTTCAAATAGGTGAGGATCTGCCTCCACGGAAGACACCGTATACGCGGGAAGAAGTTTTAGCAGCAGTTGCGAGTTGTCATCCGGCGATCGAGGTATTGGAGACGGCATTCGTCGATCCTATGCAAATTGAGCGTCTGTGCATGATCGCAGATTTGCAGATCCATGGCGGTTTTGTGTATGGGGAGGCTGTCCCGGACTGGCAGCGTATCGATTTTTCACAGGAGCATGTCACTATGGCCGTCGATGGGGCGGTGCGCGTTGAGCGGACCGGCTCGAACACATCGGGAGACCTGTTGCGATTGCTTCCCTTCCTCGCAAACGAGGGGGCAGCGCGTACGGGCGGCTTGAAGCGAGGCGACTGGATCACGACCGGGAGTTGGACAGGATATACGCTGGCTTCTGCCGGCTCGGTTGCGGATGTCAGGTTCTCCACCGCCGGCAAGGTACATCTAAGGTTTGGCGCAGAGGGCTCCGCACTACCAGATTGA
- a CDS encoding PIG-L family deacetylase — protein sequence MMIRQAFSGFGVFAAIALVLPSFSAWGQASHDPANLAGEQVKASVVVDPLAANRGTAALEQNLKKLSTRASLLMIVAHPDDEDGGMLTYESRGQGARVGMLTLTRGEGGQNAMSGDFDGALALLRTQELLAADRYMGVDQMFGTEVDFGFSKTKEESFAKWTHERVLYDAVRAVRLYRPLVVTSVFVGGVTDGHGQHQVSGEIAQEVFTAAADPKVFPEMGLEPWAPAKVYERVPFSRVTEKGMYDYATGKYAPARFYNYVTKTWSNEAPQANVEVPEGDHSDVLGMSYVQFARRGLSLQRSQMGPGGRTAPAGRFDVGYTRYGSRVGGTESEKSFFDGVDVSVVGIADLAPSEKTFLRSDLQQISKLVDEAQTGYSAAAPEKIAPLLKTGLAETRALIARVEAAKDLTARERYDVLHELCVKEVQFNDALVESLGLQVEVRVAPGSAVVPGSTVDVNVKVINGGKDAVRVVARDDRSLDGSRWTEGSSAVPGDGVLNAGATADCEFKVSEKADGNAATRPYFTQKNLEQPYYDVQAAAMRLAPLPLPAETVWITAKYEGVDIRFGQVALAATPTTAGVVSQPLTFEPGLSVSMQPSAGIIPLGEQSFPLTVHVRSAEPQGARGTLQLKMPAGWRSQPDSAKFVTQKPGEEQTVKFVVTPGTLGEKAYTLTTEAISSVTNRTYTEGYRAVGYTGLTLSNLYSPATYRTSGVDVKVAPHLKVGYLPGTGDDVQRSLENIGIHATTLTMADVAQGRLAGYDAVALGVRAYAAHPDLAAANGQLLSYAKNGGVVIVQYNTAEFDGDGPYPLSLGSAEKVINETDPVRLLMPSSPLLSWPNKITSHDFDGWVEERGHGFLESWDPHYEAPLETHDPGQDPQKGGLVYARTGKGAYIYVAYALYRQMPEGVPGAYRLFANLLSIGKKAK from the coding sequence ATGATGATTAGACAGGCTTTTTCAGGATTTGGAGTTTTTGCGGCCATTGCGCTTGTTTTGCCGAGCTTCTCTGCGTGGGGACAGGCGTCTCATGATCCGGCGAACCTTGCCGGAGAACAGGTCAAGGCGTCCGTGGTCGTCGATCCGCTGGCAGCGAATCGCGGTACGGCAGCACTGGAGCAGAACCTGAAGAAGCTCTCGACGCGTGCAAGCCTGCTGATGATTGTGGCCCATCCCGATGACGAGGATGGAGGGATGCTGACTTACGAGTCGCGTGGACAGGGCGCGCGCGTGGGTATGCTGACCTTGACTCGCGGCGAAGGCGGGCAGAATGCGATGTCGGGGGACTTCGATGGTGCGCTGGCGCTGCTGCGCACGCAGGAGCTGCTCGCGGCAGACCGTTATATGGGCGTGGACCAGATGTTCGGGACCGAGGTGGACTTCGGTTTTTCGAAGACGAAGGAGGAGTCATTTGCGAAGTGGACGCATGAGCGGGTGTTGTATGACGCCGTGCGCGCGGTGCGGCTGTATCGCCCGCTGGTGGTGACCAGCGTGTTTGTGGGCGGCGTGACCGATGGGCATGGACAGCATCAGGTGAGCGGAGAGATCGCGCAGGAGGTGTTTACTGCCGCAGCCGATCCTAAGGTATTTCCCGAGATGGGGCTGGAGCCGTGGGCTCCGGCGAAGGTTTATGAGCGGGTACCGTTCTCGCGGGTGACGGAGAAGGGCATGTACGACTATGCGACAGGCAAGTATGCTCCGGCGCGATTTTATAACTATGTGACGAAGACGTGGTCGAACGAAGCTCCGCAGGCGAACGTGGAGGTGCCTGAGGGAGATCACAGCGATGTGCTGGGAATGAGCTATGTGCAGTTTGCGCGACGCGGCTTGTCGCTGCAGCGGTCTCAGATGGGTCCGGGGGGAAGGACGGCTCCTGCAGGACGGTTCGATGTGGGGTATACGCGGTATGGCTCGCGGGTTGGAGGAACGGAGTCGGAGAAGAGTTTCTTCGATGGGGTAGATGTATCGGTGGTTGGAATTGCCGATCTTGCTCCGAGTGAAAAGACCTTTTTGAGAAGTGATTTACAGCAGATTTCTAAATTGGTAGATGAAGCTCAAACAGGTTATTCGGCGGCTGCTCCTGAGAAGATTGCGCCTCTGCTAAAGACAGGGTTGGCGGAGACTCGGGCTTTGATTGCCAGAGTGGAGGCGGCGAAGGATCTGACGGCTCGGGAGAGGTACGATGTGCTCCACGAACTGTGCGTAAAAGAGGTGCAGTTCAACGATGCCCTGGTGGAGTCTCTGGGATTGCAGGTGGAGGTGAGGGTTGCTCCGGGCAGTGCGGTGGTGCCGGGCTCGACGGTGGACGTCAACGTAAAGGTCATCAATGGCGGCAAGGATGCTGTTCGCGTCGTCGCGCGTGACGACCGCTCGCTGGACGGCAGCCGATGGACGGAGGGTTCGAGCGCGGTTCCCGGCGATGGAGTCTTGAATGCGGGAGCGACGGCCGATTGCGAGTTTAAGGTCAGCGAAAAGGCCGACGGCAATGCAGCGACTCGACCATATTTCACACAGAAGAATCTGGAGCAGCCGTACTACGACGTTCAGGCTGCGGCGATGCGTCTGGCTCCCCTGCCGCTGCCGGCGGAGACCGTATGGATCACGGCGAAGTATGAGGGAGTCGATATTCGCTTTGGTCAGGTGGCGCTCGCGGCTACGCCAACGACGGCAGGCGTCGTATCGCAGCCGCTAACGTTTGAACCAGGCCTGAGTGTGTCGATGCAGCCTTCGGCGGGCATCATTCCTTTGGGGGAGCAAAGCTTTCCGCTAACCGTACACGTGCGCAGCGCCGAGCCACAGGGAGCACGAGGGACTTTGCAGCTAAAGATGCCTGCGGGATGGAGATCGCAGCCGGATTCGGCAAAGTTCGTCACCCAAAAACCGGGCGAGGAACAGACGGTGAAGTTTGTAGTGACGCCGGGGACGTTGGGTGAAAAGGCTTATACCTTGACGACAGAGGCAATTTCTTCGGTAACGAATCGAACGTACACAGAGGGCTATCGGGCCGTGGGATACACGGGCCTGACGCTGTCGAATCTGTACTCTCCTGCAACGTACCGGACCAGCGGCGTGGACGTAAAGGTAGCTCCACATCTGAAGGTAGGCTATCTGCCGGGCACGGGCGATGACGTGCAGAGATCCCTCGAGAATATCGGAATACACGCTACGACATTGACTATGGCCGATGTCGCGCAAGGCAGACTCGCTGGATATGACGCCGTTGCGCTGGGTGTTCGCGCCTATGCGGCGCACCCGGACCTTGCAGCCGCCAATGGGCAGCTTCTGAGCTATGCAAAGAACGGCGGAGTGGTGATTGTGCAGTACAACACGGCCGAATTCGATGGCGACGGCCCCTATCCGTTATCGCTGGGCAGCGCGGAGAAGGTCATCAACGAGACTGACCCGGTGCGGCTGCTGATGCCTTCGAGTCCTTTGCTTAGCTGGCCCAACAAGATTACTTCGCATGATTTTGACGGCTGGGTCGAGGAGCGCGGGCATGGGTTCCTCGAAAGCTGGGACCCGCATTATGAGGCGCCGCTGGAGACGCATGACCCCGGCCAGGACCCGCAAAAGGGCGGGCTGGTCTATGCGCGAACCGGTAAAGGTGCATACATCTATGTTGCCTATGCGCTTTACCGGCAGATGCCGGAGGGTGTCCCAGGGGCCTATCGGCTGTTTGCTAATCTGCTGAGCATTGGGAAAAAGGCAAAGTAA